TTGTATTGTTTCTGTTTCTCACTCACTTTGGGCTTGTATTCAGGGCCGTTTCTGGCATAATCAATAAGAGGGATGCTGTCTTGATGCTTCAGAAATCGGTGTGTATCCATTCACTATCCAAACTCGTTTACATGACATGCGGTGTGACTAATATTTGATGCTTCCTGCTGACTGCCGCGAGACGACTGGTCGCTGACACCATAATGCAGTGCAatatggataaactgtgttgcACAGGCCAAGTTCAACAATATGAAACTAGCAATATAAAACTATAGACAATTGTAAAACAACATTAATTTAGTATTGTTTGAGAATGGTATGCTATTTAAAGGTGGATAAATGCAATTTAGAGGTTGATAAATGCAGATTAGAGGTGTGTAAACGCTATTTCCGAAGTTCAGGAGGTGTGTTAACGGCGTTTACgtgtgtttagcctccactgcATCCCTGAGTGTGCTGTAGATCACAGTGTCTACAGGTGACTtctgcaaaaagaaagaaaataaaacatatcACATACTGAGGAGCATCACAAGAAAGACAGACTGACATCATTACTGATAACTTACTCTGGCatgctttgtgtgtgcttgGTTGAGGTGTTTAATAGATGCatagtgttctgtgttctggtCCTACACATTGAAGATGTTTATAGGGTTAGCATTCATGTTCTGAGAAGATGTATTGCTTCATTACTACTGGTTAGGAAGGCACCAGGCAGAGAGACACATATAACGGAAGGTCAGCATAGCCCCACCtaaaatatgtagcctacatttgctTCCTCACCCAAGACAACCACATCACCTATGAACCTACAGGTATGCTCAACATCATAACAGTCAACATAACAGACAGGGACAACACTGGATCTCTACATACAAGTTTGTTCAGAAACATGAACGTGAGTTGAACGTGCTAACTAAGCATGCAATGGCTATCTATGTTGCTTATGTCTGACAGGCTGGGAGTGAGGAAGCTGATTATCTCGGATTGTCTTGGTTTTTTGCAGGGCGCAATTGACATTATGAAAAGGtagatttcttttttctttagcCGACAAAAATGTTTAGTATGTCTACTGCTGATATAACTGACATTTTGTGTGTCACAAACAAGTGTTAATGTTGTACATGCAATAGGGGTTAGGTACTGACTCACATTAGCTGGAGGTTGTTCAGACTCATTGACTCTCATCTCGCTGATATTATCATcctgacagaggaagagagaacaaAATGTTGATTTCTGATGATATTTAACAACAATTCACCTGTGATTAAACCAACAGTGAGAATCAGCAGTGACATATCCCACCGTTGAGAGTCTgtattgctttggataaaagtgtctgctaaatatcagtcagATTCAACTTTAACAGTAACAGGGTCATGACTggggaaaaaatatattaatgACATTGTGCATGATTTTTACTCACAACATTGTTTTGTGTCCTCCTTTCAGAATCTGAAATTTGAACAAAGTGTTTTTAAAAGCAGATGGTGTTTACATGACCTTTTCAGTGCCGATAGTAGTATTGTTAGGTTAGCAGTAGACCACTCACTTGCTCTTTTTTTGCAGATCACCACTATCACTATTATGGCTGACAAGAGGCTGGCAACAAGAGCCCCTACAATCAGGGAGACTGCAAGAGAAAGACACATTCAGAATCAGATTTATTGGCCAGTTTTGCGTAAAcaaaacaaggaatttgactacggttaatctttgctctcaaagtacaaGTACGGCTGgggatgtccgcctccttgttgtctgtgtcatggttgccatggtcgtggtcacctcaacaggcacaggcaagattGAGAGGGTAGGAATAGTACAATATCAGTATAGACTAATATTTAAGATTTAAATATGaatatagtgcaaggcagttcaATGCAATGATCATGTATTAACAACAATATTGTATTGTAGGATTGTAAGAAGTATACATGAGGTAGATGAGCAGAACAGCGTTGCCTGACTTTGTTCAGTGTAAGGGCGGGGGCTGTTTCTCAGCATTCAACAGAGTGGCTGCTTGGGGGAAGAAGCTGTCTTTGTGTCGGCTGGTTTTGGTGAACAGTGCCCTGTATCGCCTACCAGAGGGAAGGAGGTTGAACAGTTTGTGACCAGGATGTGAGGGGTCTGCTGAAATTTTTGCTGCCCTTTTCCTGGACCCTGGACCGGTACAGGTCCTGGATGGAGGGAAGGtcagctccaatgatcctctctgCCCTAATTGTCCGTTGCAGTCTGGCCCTGTCCCGTTTGGTGGCTGACCCAAACCAGACAGTGATGGAGGTGCAGATGACAGACTGAATGATGGCTGAGTAGAAAGTGGTCAGCAGCTCCTTCGGCAGATTCAACCCTACACATCCGGATCATTTCTTATAATGGCATGGTGGTCTTTGGCACAGAGGGTATTGttgtatatagatatataggtTTTGTTTTAAGTAAAATGTAGCCAAGATGGAAGCAAATGTTGCTGATAGAAAAATGGCTTTTACATTTTATAATAATTTTGTGTGTAAATGAATACTGATTTTGTGTATATAGGCTAGTGAATTGTATAAAACCTTTGTCACAAACCTTTACAAGCTAGTCTTTTTATGTATTAAGGTGCAGTGCTGTTATTATCTTACAGACAGAACAGTGTATCATATATGAGCAACTTAGCATACAACTGGATCCATCTGGAGGTAAATAATTCTATTTATAGTATGTTGACTGTGGTCATTCTTtgacactca
The nucleotide sequence above comes from Alosa sapidissima isolate fAloSap1 chromosome 6, fAloSap1.pri, whole genome shotgun sequence. Encoded proteins:
- the LOC121712031 gene encoding uncharacterized protein LOC121712031 isoform X9, yielding MEMSAKLCVLMVLLIFSDCARKDSKSTSAFPTILASTSTSETITDSTTTPSLILKDHTVSLIVGALVASLLSAIIVIVVICKKRANSERRTQNNVDDNISEMRVNESEQPPANDQNTEHYASIKHLNQAHTKHARKSPVDTVIYSTLRDAVEAKHT
- the LOC121712031 gene encoding uncharacterized protein LOC121712031 isoform X8, whose product is MEMSAKLCVLMVLLIFSDCARKDSKSTSAFPTILVASTSTSETITDSTTTPSLILKDHTVSLIVGALVASLLSAIIVIVVICKKRANSERRTQNNVDDNISEMRVNESEQPPANDQNTEHYASIKHLNQAHTKHARKSPVDTVIYSTLRDAVEAKHT